In Scatophagus argus isolate fScaArg1 chromosome 3, fScaArg1.pri, whole genome shotgun sequence, one genomic interval encodes:
- the park7 gene encoding Parkinson disease protein 7 homolog, with product MAGKRALVILSKGAEEMETVIPVDIMRRAGIAVTVAGLTGKEPVQCSRNVVICPDASLEDASKQGPYDVVLLPGGMPGAQNLAESPAVKEVLKDQDGRKGLIAAICAGPTALLAHGIGYGSTVTTHPAMKEKMMAGDHYKYSEARVQKDGHYITSRGPGTSFEFALTIVEELMGAEVAAQVKAPLVMKD from the exons ATGGCAGGCAAGAGAGCGCTAGTAATCCTGTCTAAAGGTGCAGAGGAGATGGAAACTGTTATTCCTGTGGACATCATGCGTAGAGCTGGG ATTGCAGTGACGGTTGCAGGACTGACGGGCAAAGAGCCAGTCCAGTGCAGCAGAAACGTCGTCATTTGTCCTGATGCTAGTCTGGAGGATGCCAGCAAACAG GGGCCTTATGATGTGGTGCTTCTGCCTGGAGGAATGCCAGGGGCCCAGAATCTGGCAGAG TCCCCTGCTGTGAAGGAGGTGCTGAAGGATCAAGATGGCAGAAAAGGCCTGATTGCAGCCATCTGTGCAG GTCCCACTGCTCTTCTGGCACATGGGATCGGGTACGGCAGCACAGTCACTACACATCCTGCCATGAAGGAGAAGATGATGGctggag aCCACTATAAATATTCAGAGGCTCGAGTACAGAAGGATGGACATTACATCACCAGCCGTGGGCCAGGAACCAGTTTCGAGTTTGCCCTGACGATTGTAGAGGAACTTATGGGGGCTGAGGTTGCAGCACAAGTCAAAGCTCCTCTTGTTATGAAAGACTGA